One window of Centropristis striata isolate RG_2023a ecotype Rhode Island chromosome 21, C.striata_1.0, whole genome shotgun sequence genomic DNA carries:
- the LOC131959884 gene encoding cytochrome c oxidase assembly factor 3 homolog, mitochondrial, with product MADKTPKEPAARVATRIDPTKEPLSQEQIHFIRQVELQQWKKKTQKLRTRNVVTGLAIGALVLGIYGYTFYSVSQERVVDEMDEEVKRARLQAPKTGAN from the exons ATGGCTGACAAGACGCCGAAGGAGCCCGCGGCTCGCGTAGCCACCAGGATAGACCCGACCAAGGAGCCTCTCTCCCAGGAGCAGATCCACTTCATCCGGCAGGTCGAGCTTCAGCAGtggaagaagaaaacacagaagCTGCGGACGCGGAACGTGGTGACGGGGCTGGCCATCGGAGCGCTGGTGCTGGGGATCT ACGGCTACACATTTTACTCCGTCTCCCAGGAGCGGGTCGTAGATGAAATGGATGAAGAGGTCAAGCGTGCGAGACTGCAGGCACCGAAGACCGGAGCCAACTGA